In one window of Amblyraja radiata isolate CabotCenter1 chromosome 29, sAmbRad1.1.pri, whole genome shotgun sequence DNA:
- the rpl36 gene encoding 60S ribosomal protein L36 has translation MAIRYPMAVGLHKGHPITKNERIPRQCRRRGRLTKHTKFIRDLIREVCGFAPYEKRAMELLKVSKDKRALKFIKKRVGTHIRAKRKREELSNVLAAMRKAAAKKD, from the exons ATGGCAATCAGGTATCCTATGGCAGTTGGCCTGCACAAAGGCCACCCTATCACCAAGAATGAGAGAATCCCAAGGCAGTGTCGCAGACGTGGG CGGCTGACCAAGCACACCAAGTTTATCCGAGATCTGATCCGTGAGGTCTGCGGTTTTGCCCCTTACGAGAAACGTGCAATGGAATTGCTGAAGGTCTCTAAAGATAAGCGTGCACTCAAATTCATTAAAAAGAGG GTTGGGACTCATATTCGGGCCAAGAGGAAGAGGGAAGAACTCAGCAATGTATTGGCAGCAATGAGAAAGGCAGCAGCAAAGAAAGATTAA